CTCAAACAAATAGTTCTTGGATGTAAGTTTTATAGATGACTATTTGAAGTAGTCATAAAATGACCAATCTCTCTAAAATGATAATATGCTAAAGGTAAATTTCTTTAGACCCAAATAATAGTATAATCTAATTTATGATTAATTAACTTCCAGTTATTCAAAACAAGAAAATTTGACTATTGACAGTCCTGAAATGCTTCAATTTACACATCTTTTAATGGAAGCCAAAAGTAAATACTCACCCAATATAAAACCATATCTTAAAACGCACGATATCTTAGATTCTGTAGATGGTTTTTCTCATATagcattaaattataatatgttACCACCAATAAGGATAAAAACTAGACCAATTATATTTATCATGAAAAGGAAGCCTAATATACGATATGATCCCAAGAAAGCATCACTGCAGACAATTTTGAAGCAATCAAAGGAAAATGCTACAAAGAAAAGTATAGGCAGCAAGGATGTCATAAATGACACTGTACAAGATATGGAACCAATATTGGATGAAATAATGGAGTCGttagagcaatttgaaaaaccaTTAAATATTAATGATGTAAATATATTAGATGTAGAAGTACCAGAAGATGaattaaataacgaaacaaACGAACCTACTGAAATCATTGAATCATTAAGCACAAAAAAGTTACCTAATAACATATTTGAGAATAATTTATCACAGTTAAACACATCAATCAATGAAGAAAACCTACAGACCATACCAAAGCTACAAAATGATATCATGACTGAAAGCAATACTGAATTGCAATCTGATGTTGAGAATAATTCTAATATTAGTGAACAAAAATTGGAtataaaggaagaagaaaataaaaagctaGAAGTAGCTAAAGAAAGATTAAAACTTGATAATGTTCAACAAGATAGTAACATTTTAAAGGAAGTTGTTAAAAAACTTATTCAAGAAAAACTGGAAGCAGTTAAATTAAGAAAAGATGCAATAGATGAGAAAGTATTACCAGAAATTCCACAGAAAATTAATGCTAAAGTGAAAAGAATAATTCCAATAAAAATAGAATCatcacaaaaaataaaaattataacgaaGCAAGacttaaaagaaaaatattcggTAATTcaagaattaaaagaaaaaccTGCAATAGCTCAAGAGTTAAAAGAAAAACCtgtaataattaaagaaataaaagaaagaccTATGATAATTCAAGAGACCAAAGAAAAACCTATGATAAAGCAAGAACTAAAAGAAAAGTCTGAAGTAATCCAAGAAACAACAGATCAACACAAACCacctaatataaaagaaagcaTCAGAAATATAATCAATCAATTTAAAGAATTCGAAAAAGATTTTGTACATGAAGATTCAGAAATAGATAAAAAAGAATTAGGTGTTAAATATAATGAGCAACCTACAGAAACAAGTACAAAAAAAGCAGAAGATTTACTAAGAATAGATATTATGACAGAAAGTAGAGATGTAAAAACAATCAAAGATGCCAAAGAAAGTCTACGGGACATAATAAATCAgtttaaacaaataaaaagcGAATTAACTTCAGAAGAAGACGATCTATTTGAAAAGATTGAAGCTACATATATGGAACGACCAATTGCAGAAACATTAATGCAATTTAGTGAAGCTTTGAAAAATTTAGTAcaacgaagaaaaaaaagtaagaCATTTACTATAAACacttttgaaaataaaaatgacaaaCCTAAACCACAAATTTTACCAAAACTGGCAGTAGGGGCTCATCAGTTCCCAACAGAATCTccaaaaaattcaaaaatgcagaattataataatgaaggaaagatatataatacagaaaaAGCAGAAAAAATCGTTCGAAATATTAATGGAAATGATGGCTCAAGCCAAGGTACAAATAAAGTTTTACAAGAAAGATATTTTATCACGTATGCCAATAACAAAAACGTCCCCATAAATGCTCAAAAATCTAGTAATAGTGTTTCAAACACTGTAGTAAATGACTATGCTTCCAACGAAAAAGATGAAATGATgcaaaaaaaaatgagaaatagCTCAAATTGAATGTTGAAATAACTCATTATTTTGTGCTTTTTAATAATACAGTTATATAATTATAGTAAACTGTAAATACGTTGTTCTGTGATAACAAAAATGTATATCTTAATTAATGCTCATGCATTACCAACACGGAAAAAgacgaaatttatttttcctgtGTTATTGtctaaaatatcaaaaaatactgaaaaatgataaagcatttgtttaataTATAGTATCACAAAGATGCCACAACTGTTATTTTGTATGTATACTTGTTAAAAACAAAAATCCAAATTAGAAATTTAGATATTTAACAGTAGAAgtttacatatttaatattaacatgtatgtatatagtaattgttttgtgtattgtaaaaatatcttattaattttttatatatttagatGTTGACATATTTatctatatatcttatattatttgatataaaaCTAATATTTACCAATGCATGTTTAAAAAGAAGGGCATAATTCTATTATTCATCCTTGACTGTTTACAATTTTGCTAAGCTGCCTTATGAGAACGGTCtcattattttctcttttctatcCTAGCATTTAAATTTTGCTTTCTCATATCCTATGCTTTTCCTATTGTAGCTAAAACATTACCGTATCTTATGTTACTTAAGTTTATTTCTTTAATCATATTCTCATCAGATAGAGCTTATCACAAAAAGAAAGTACATTCATTTCCATATTGGTATTTGCAGAGCATTCAAGTGCCTTAAAGTTTCTTCCAAATTCTATAtgttgtaaaatattaaaaaattatatgtatacatgtataacTTACTATGTATTAATATTTTGCAATAAGTAAAAGTGATTTAATATCAAAACTGTAAATTAATacctaatattattatttcaatcaTTGATAATCAAATACGGCCAAATTGCAATTaaagattttattaaagaaaattatacaattaatcaatgttaaatttttttattgcaATAAGTTTCTTATAATTCTATGAATATTTCTCGAGTAATATCTTTATTCCTTTAAATGATTGTATTGTGGAATACACAGTAAATGCTACAATGATCCAATATACCACTTTATCTCGTGTACCACACTTCAAATACACGGGAAGATTATCTTCACACTGtttaaataaatggaaaataattatatataaattacacgGAGTTCATTTAATTATCATACATCAcgtcattttatatttatatcaaaatCAGTTAGACCTGCATTCTTGCTTGCTTTAATTTCAGTTTCTGTAAATCTTTATCAGAAATTAATAGTGGACGCCCCATGCAAATTGATCGATGTGATAAGATAATATTCTTACGAAAAGCTTTTAACTGAACAATCTACGAATGTAATTTTACATGTTTCAAATTATTTGATAACATTCAAGGAGcatattacataaatattttcattatgataaatttataatgtaatgtttatgtaatatataatacaaaaagaAGTTGATATGTTGTCAAAAACgtaataaaaaatgttttca
The Bombus affinis isolate iyBomAffi1 chromosome 17, iyBomAffi1.2, whole genome shotgun sequence genome window above contains:
- the LOC126926025 gene encoding probable Dol-P-Man:Man(7)GlcNAc(2)-PP-Dol alpha-1,6-mannosyltransferase isoform X1; the encoded protein is MDHLIILVALVHLLYCPFTKVEESFNLQAMHDILYHGFNLSEYDHHEFPGVVPRSFMGPIIISGLASPLIAIINYLQLNKFFAQYIVRATLGLLVIGTLRLYKDALQSIFGLQFTKWLVAITLTQYHFMYYLSRPLPNIMAMPLVLLALYGWLKQNHMIFIWSSAAAIIIFRAELAMLLGLFLLYDIANKKLTILRLFKIAIPAGIFFLTLTITIDSIFWRRLLWPEGEVFYFNTILNKSSEWGTSPFLWYFYSALPRGLGLSYFLIPLGMLWDARVRALTVPGIAFVALFSLLPHKELRFIIYVFPLLNVSAAAVCHRIWENRGKSPWNGILALTILGHLVLNALFSMFLLCVAGSNYPGGLAIAKLHRLEKDSINPVHIHIDVLAAQTGVSRFTQTNSSWIYSKQENLTIDSPEMLQFTHLLMEAKSKYSPNIKPYLKTHDILDSVDGFSHIALNYNMLPPIRIKTRPIIFIMKRKPNIRYDPKKASLQTILKQSKENATKKSIGSKDVINDTVQDMEPILDEIMESLEQFEKPLNINDVNILDVEVPEDELNNETNEPTEIIESLSTKKLPNNIFENNLSQLNTSINEENLQTIPKLQNDIMTESNTELQSDVENNSNISEQKLDIKEEENKKLEVAKERLKLDNVQQDSNILKEVVKKLIQEKLEAVKLRKDAIDEKVLPEIPQKINAKVKRIIPIKIESSQKIKIITKQDLKEKYSVIQELKEKPAIAQELKEKPVIIKEIKERPMIIQETKEKPMIKQELKEKSEVIQETTDQHKPPNIKESIRNIINQFKEFEKDFVHEDSEIDKKELGVKYNEQPTETSTKKAEDLLRIDIMTESRDVKTIKDAKESLRDIINQFKQIKSELTSEEDDLFEKIEATYMERPIAETLMQFSEALKNLVQRRKKSKTFTINTFENKNDKPKPQILPKLAVGAHQFPTESPKNSKMQNYNNEGKIYNTEKAEKIVRNINGNDGSSQGTNKVLQERYFITYANNKNVPINAQKSSNSVSNTVVNDYASNEKDEMMQKKMRNSSN
- the LOC126926025 gene encoding probable Dol-P-Man:Man(7)GlcNAc(2)-PP-Dol alpha-1,6-mannosyltransferase isoform X2, which encodes MDHLIILVALVHLLYCPFTKVEESFNLQAMHDILYHGFNLSEYDHHEFPGVVPRSFMGPIIISGLASPLIAIINYLQLNKFFAQYIVRATLGLLVIGTLRLYKDALQSIFGLQFTKWLVAITLTQYHFMYYLSRPLPNIMAMPLVLLALYGWLKQNHMIFIWSSAAAIIIFRAELAMLLGLFLLYDIANKKLTILRLFKIAIPAGIFFLTLTITIDSIFWRRLLWPEGEVFYFNTILNKSSEWGTSPFLWYFYSALPRGLGLSYFLIPLGMLWDARVRALTVPGIAFVALFSLLPHKELRFIIYVFPLLNVSAAAVCHRIWENRGKSPWNGILALTILGHLVLNALFSMFLLCVAGSNYPGGLAIAKLHRLEKDSINPVHIHIDVLAAQTGVSRFTQTNSSWIYSKQENLTIDSPEMLQFTHLLMEAKSKYSPNIKPYLKTHDILDSVDGFSHIALNYNMLPPIRIKTRPIIFIMKRKPNIRYDPKKASLQTILKQSKENATKKSIGSKDVINDTVQDMEPILDEIMESLEQFEKPLNINDVNILDVEVPEDELNNETNEPTEIIESLSTKKLPNNIFENNLSQLNTSINEENLQTIPKLQNDIMTESNTELQSDVENNSNISEQKLDIKEEENKKLEVAKERLKLDNVQQDSNILKEVVKKLIQEKLEAVKLRKDAIDEKVLPEIPQKINAKVKRIIPIKIESSQKIKIITKQDLKEKYSVIQELKEKPAIAQELKEKPVIIKEIKERPMIIQETKEKPMIKQELKEKSEVIQETTDQHKPPNIKESIRNIINQFKEFEKDFVHEDSEIDKKELGVKYNEQPTETSTKKAEDLLRIDIMTESRDVKTIKDAKESLRDIINQFKQIKSELTSEEDDLFEKIEATYMERPIAETLMQFSEALKNLVQRRKKIGAHQFPTESPKNSKMQNYNNEGKIYNTEKAEKIVRNINGNDGSSQGTNKVLQERYFITYANNKNVPINAQKSSNSVSNTVVNDYASNEKDEMMQKKMRNSSN